The following proteins come from a genomic window of Chitinivibrionales bacterium:
- the rpsO gene encoding 30S ribosomal protein S15: MTITKERKKELVKEYGENETDTGNTAVQIAILTERIKELTEHLKIEKKDHHTRYGLLKLVGQRRSLLDYMIKKDISAYRSLIKKLGIRK, encoded by the coding sequence ATGACAATCACCAAAGAGAGAAAGAAAGAGCTCGTCAAAGAGTATGGTGAGAATGAAACCGATACCGGAAATACCGCTGTTCAGATTGCGATCCTCACCGAACGAATCAAAGAACTTACCGAGCATCTTAAAATTGAAAAAAAGGACCATCATACCCGCTACGGCCTTCTGAAATTAGTTGGTCAGCGGCGATCACTGCTGGACTACATGATCAAAAAAGACATTAGTGCCTATCGGAGCCTGATTAAAAAACTCGGTATCAGAAAATAA